In Bradyrhizobium guangxiense, the following are encoded in one genomic region:
- a CDS encoding enoyl-CoA hydratase — MTEHVRIEKTDGILTLTLARPDKKNALTDAMYGKLADSIEAAEHDPSARVILIRGEGDMFTAGNDVGEFAAVAAGKSEGSRNVIRFIQSLARCTRPLVAAVQGRAVGVGTTMLLHCDLVVLADNAQLSTPFVSLALVPEAASSLLMPARIGYVRAYEMFALGETVPAQAALQWGLANRVVPLDRLDAEALALAQRLARQPAGALTATKRLMRNGEALVAQMQAEGEQFAQRLRTAEAREAFTAFAERRPPDFTKVA; from the coding sequence ATGACCGAGCATGTCCGGATCGAGAAAACCGATGGAATTCTCACCCTTACGCTGGCGCGTCCCGACAAGAAGAACGCGCTGACGGATGCGATGTACGGCAAGCTCGCTGATAGCATCGAAGCTGCCGAGCATGATCCGTCCGCCCGCGTGATCCTGATCCGCGGCGAGGGCGACATGTTCACCGCCGGCAATGACGTTGGCGAATTCGCGGCGGTCGCAGCCGGCAAGTCCGAAGGCAGCCGCAACGTCATCCGCTTCATCCAGTCGCTGGCACGCTGCACGAGGCCGCTGGTTGCCGCGGTGCAGGGCCGCGCCGTCGGCGTCGGCACCACGATGCTGCTGCATTGCGACCTTGTCGTGCTCGCCGACAACGCGCAATTGTCGACGCCCTTCGTCAGCCTCGCGTTGGTGCCGGAGGCGGCGTCCAGCCTGTTGATGCCGGCGCGCATCGGCTACGTCCGCGCCTACGAGATGTTCGCGCTGGGTGAGACCGTGCCGGCGCAGGCCGCGCTGCAATGGGGCCTCGCCAACCGTGTGGTGCCGCTCGACCGACTCGATGCCGAGGCGCTTGCGCTGGCGCAGCGTCTTGCCCGCCAGCCGGCCGGTGCCCTCACGGCCACCAAGCGCTTGATGCGCAACGGCGAGGCGTTGGTCGCGCAGATGCAGGCCGAAGGCGAGCAGTTCGCCCAGCGCCTGCGCACCGCCGAGGCGCGCGAAGCCTTCACGGCCTTTGCCGAGCGCCGTCCGCCCGATTTCACCAAGGTTGCGTGA
- a CDS encoding MarR family winged helix-turn-helix transcriptional regulator encodes MRNNNVDARHPRLIYLLNVAQRRLQRWMAARPDNEVTPAQAGLLFILGKQDGVLMGEAGAALDMGPAGISGLVDRTEAAKLIERRADREDGRAWRVWLTPKGRTALAQAKAAAVEVNAALTDGFTAAEIDIVARWLTSIQDKFPRSSETRHSDE; translated from the coding sequence ATGCGAAATAATAACGTCGACGCGCGGCATCCTCGGCTGATCTATCTGCTCAACGTCGCCCAGCGCCGGCTGCAGCGCTGGATGGCGGCGCGGCCGGACAACGAGGTGACGCCGGCGCAGGCGGGGCTGTTGTTCATCCTTGGCAAGCAGGACGGCGTCCTGATGGGCGAGGCCGGCGCGGCGCTCGATATGGGGCCGGCCGGCATTTCCGGCCTCGTCGACCGGACCGAGGCTGCGAAGTTGATCGAGCGGCGGGCCGACCGCGAGGACGGACGCGCCTGGCGCGTTTGGCTGACGCCGAAAGGGCGCACCGCACTGGCGCAGGCGAAAGCTGCCGCCGTGGAAGTCAACGCTGCGCTGACGGACGGATTCACGGCTGCGGAGATCGACATCGTCGCGCGCTGGCTGACCAGCATTCAGGACAAGTTTCCGAGATCTTCAGAAACAAGACATTCAGACGAATAG
- a CDS encoding tannase/feruloyl esterase family alpha/beta hydrolase, protein MTLTRAKLCAWLAGTAAALSANSALALTLAEDAETVCKGLVGGTDAVKIDSAALQAPSQLAVAERGPTPSGRIAPANPAFCKVLGHIDPVDPKAPPIKFQVNLPVEWNGRSLQYGGGGFNGVLITGLALPPAYPFDKPSPLARGFVTYGTDSGHETKQGEPPQVFALNDEAFDNFAHRSYKRVRDAAVALMERAYGKKPEKMYFMGSSEGGREGLTMAQRYPDDFDGIFARVPVINWVGLQHAGTRSGLVTMGAGWINPAQVKLVGEAVRAACDKADGSDDALVQDPVGCKAAFKVETLRCEAGKTGDQCLTDAQIKAIETLHGTYKFPFALANGLDDYPGWGVSGEDTPAIGPTGGWVAWWLGTAAPAQPPAPNNGIAWIYGAGGIQYVFARDPKLDVTTYKVEEHKARLLEVSKLMDSTDPDLSRFRARGGRLIMLEHMADYAQSPYAGIRYFESVERKMGKAETAEFARLYTAPGVDHVGSGAPANVDMLSVLVDWVEKGKAPGDLEVAEQKVEAPSFATLRALPLCRWPAWPHYKSGPVTEAASFTCAP, encoded by the coding sequence ATGACGCTGACAAGAGCGAAGCTGTGCGCATGGCTCGCGGGCACAGCGGCGGCCCTGAGCGCGAACTCCGCTTTGGCGCTGACCTTGGCGGAGGACGCGGAAACGGTCTGCAAGGGTCTCGTCGGCGGCACTGATGCCGTGAAGATCGATTCCGCAGCGTTGCAGGCGCCCTCGCAGCTTGCCGTGGCCGAACGCGGGCCGACACCGTCCGGCCGCATCGCGCCGGCCAACCCTGCCTTCTGCAAGGTGCTCGGCCATATCGACCCCGTCGATCCCAAGGCGCCGCCGATCAAATTTCAGGTCAACCTTCCCGTCGAATGGAACGGTCGCTCGCTGCAATATGGCGGCGGCGGATTCAACGGCGTGCTGATCACAGGCCTTGCGCTGCCGCCGGCCTATCCCTTCGACAAGCCGTCGCCGCTGGCGCGCGGCTTCGTCACCTACGGCACCGATTCCGGCCATGAGACGAAGCAGGGCGAGCCGCCGCAGGTGTTTGCGTTGAACGACGAAGCCTTCGACAATTTTGCCCATCGCTCCTACAAGCGCGTGCGCGATGCCGCGGTTGCGCTGATGGAGCGCGCCTACGGCAAGAAGCCCGAGAAGATGTATTTCATGGGCTCGTCCGAGGGCGGCCGCGAAGGCCTCACCATGGCGCAGCGTTATCCCGATGATTTCGATGGCATCTTTGCCCGCGTGCCCGTCATCAACTGGGTCGGCCTGCAGCACGCCGGCACGCGTTCGGGTCTCGTCACCATGGGCGCAGGCTGGATCAATCCGGCGCAGGTCAAGCTCGTCGGCGAGGCTGTGCGGGCCGCGTGCGACAAGGCCGACGGCTCCGACGATGCGCTGGTGCAGGATCCTGTCGGCTGCAAGGCGGCCTTCAAGGTTGAGACGCTGCGCTGTGAGGCCGGCAAGACCGGCGATCAGTGTCTCACCGATGCCCAGATCAAGGCGATCGAGACCCTGCACGGGACCTACAAATTCCCGTTCGCGCTCGCCAATGGTCTCGATGACTATCCGGGCTGGGGCGTGTCGGGCGAGGATACGCCGGCGATCGGGCCGACCGGTGGCTGGGTGGCGTGGTGGCTCGGCACCGCGGCGCCGGCGCAGCCGCCTGCGCCCAACAACGGCATCGCCTGGATCTACGGCGCCGGCGGCATCCAATACGTGTTCGCGCGCGATCCCAAGCTCGACGTTACCACCTACAAGGTGGAGGAGCACAAGGCGCGGCTGCTTGAAGTGTCGAAGCTGATGGATTCGACCGATCCCGATCTCAGCCGTTTCCGCGCCCGCGGCGGCCGTCTGATCATGCTCGAGCACATGGCCGACTACGCGCAAAGCCCCTATGCCGGCATCCGCTATTTCGAGAGCGTCGAGCGCAAGATGGGCAAGGCCGAGACCGCCGAGTTCGCGCGGCTCTACACCGCGCCCGGCGTCGACCATGTCGGATCCGGCGCACCGGCCAATGTCGACATGCTCAGCGTGCTGGTCGACTGGGTCGAGAAGGGCAAGGCGCCCGGCGATCTCGAAGTGGCCGAGCAGAAGGTCGAGGCGCCGTCCTTCGCGACGCTGCGCGCGCTGCCGCTGTGCCGTTGGCCGGCCTGGCCGCATTACAAGTCCGGACCGGTGACGGAGGCGGCCAGCTTCACCTGCGCGCCGTAA